One part of the Candidatus Spechtbacterales bacterium genome encodes these proteins:
- the greA gene encoding transcription elongation factor GreA has translation MSKNNTVKLTQEGYDNLKEELRRLEEDERGVVAKELKEAIAEGDLSENAAYDEAKDRQARLEGRIIEIKQTLAIAEIVTNTKGDKINIGSTIDIKDSSGSKKTFTITGSDGASPAEGKISYDSPLGSAFVGHKKGDIVEVETPGGKKKYEILNVN, from the coding sequence ATGTCAAAAAACAATACTGTAAAACTTACACAAGAAGGATACGATAACCTTAAGGAAGAATTAAGGCGTCTTGAAGAGGATGAGCGAGGAGTAGTCGCTAAAGAGTTAAAAGAGGCTATAGCCGAAGGGGACCTTTCCGAAAATGCGGCCTACGATGAAGCAAAGGACAGGCAGGCACGTCTCGAAGGTCGTATTATTGAAATAAAACAGACTCTCGCAATCGCCGAGATAGTAACAAATACAAAAGGCGATAAAATAAATATCGGATCAACTATTGATATAAAAGATTCAAGCGGGTCTAAAAAAACCTTCACCATTACAGGGAGTGACGGAGCTAGTCCGGCTGAGGGAAAAATATCTTACGACTCCCCTCTCGGAAGCGCTTTTGTGGGACATAAAAAAGGAGATATCGTAGAGGTTGAAACCCCTGGAGGTAAAAAGAAGTACGAGATACTGAATGTGAACTAG